Genomic DNA from Lactococcus garvieae:
CAAGGCATTGGTCCTTATACAGCAGCAGCGATTGCCTCGATATCTTTTGGTCTACCAGAACCAGCTATTGATGGAAATTTGATGCGCGTGACTAGTCGTTTATTTGAAATCGATGCCGACATTTCTAAGGCTTCCTCAAGAAAAATATTTGACCAACAATTACGAGAATTAATTTCACAAGAACATCCAGGAGATTTTAATCAAGCATTGATGGATATAGGTTCTACGGTCTGCACTCCGAAAATTGCCAAATGTGATATCTGTCCTTTGGCAGAATATTGCCAAGCAAGATTAGAGGGAACGCAACTTAAGTACCCAGTGAAAAGTAAAAAAATAAAGCAACAGCATCTTTACTATACAGCTTATGCTCTGAAAAATTCACGAGGAGAATACTATCTAGAACGACGTCCCTCTACAGGCTTACTTGCTAATATGTGGACTTTTCCCATGCAAGAAATGTCAAAAGAAGAGTTTGAAAGTGAAGTATTACCGGCTCCAAGTAACCTTCCTGATAGTATCTCGCGCCTGAGGAAAATAGGTGAAATTACCCATGTTTTTTCTCACTTAAAATGGTTTGTCCAAGTGATTGAATGTACACCAGAAGAAAATTTTATGGTAAAAGAAGAGAAGTTGGAGGACAACCAGCTCTGGGTTAAAATTTCAGACCTTACCAAAGTCGCTCTTCCTACACCACAAGTCAAAATGTTTAAGCTTTTTAAAGATTAATTTTCACTTGATAAATGCAAACGTTTTACTTTTTTGGTATAATTATAGGAGTTTAGAAAAAACACTTCTTGTGATTTTTTTATCAAGAAGTAAAAAAATGGAGGCACTCATGACAACTATTGATTTTACTGCAGAAGTAGAAAAGCGCAAAGACGCGATGCTCGAAGATTTGTTTGAACTTCTTCGTATTGATTCAGCGATGGACATGGACAATGCGGACAAAGAAAACCCATTTGGCCCTGGCCCTCGTAAAGCCCTTGACAAATTCTTGGAATTGGCTGAACGTGATGGTTATGAAACTAAAAACTATGACAACTACGTAGCTCATTTCGAATATGGTGACGGCGATGAAGTTTTGGGTATCTTTGGTCACTTGGACGTTGTTCCTGCTGGTTCTGGTTGGGATTCAAATCCATTTGAACCTGAAATCCGTAACGGTAACCTCTATGCACGTGGTGCTTCAGATGATAAAGGCCCAACTATGGCTTGTTACTATGGTTTGAAAATCTTGAAAGACCTTGGCGTGCCATTGTCTAAAAAAATCCGTTTCATCGTTGGTACAAACGAAGAAACAGGTTGGAAAGATATGGATTACTACTTCGAACACTGTGAATTACCATTGCCAGACTTCGGATTCTCTCCAGATGCTGAATTCCCAATCATCAACGGTGAAAAAGGTAACGTTACAGAGTACATCCACTTTGACGGAAAAAATGCTGGTCCAGTAGTTCTTCATTCATTCAAAGCTGGTTTGGCTGAGAACATGGTTCCTGAATCTGCAACAGCAGTTATCTCAGGTGCTACTGACCTCCAAGAAAAATTGGAAGCTTTTGTTGCTGAAAATGCAGATAAAAACTTGCGTTTTGACCTTGAAGAAGCAGACGGTAAAGCAACAATCACAGTTTATGGTAAATCAGCACACGGTGCTATGCCATTTAAAGGAATCAATGGAGCAACTTACCTTGCTAAATTCCTTAACCAATTTGACTTTGAAGCTGGAGCAGCTGCTTATATCAAACTTGGTGCTGAAACATTGATTGATGACCACGAAGGTGAAAAATTAGGTACTGCCTACAATGATGACCTTATGGGAGCAACATCAATGAATGCTGGTGTTTGGAACTTTGACGAAAATGGAGAAGGCACAATTGCGCTTAACTTCCGTTTCCCACAAGGAACTGATCAACACAAAATCAAAGCAGTTCTCGAAGCTCTTGAAGGCGTAAATGAAGTAACAATGAACGACCACGTTATGGAACCTCACTACGTACCAATGGAAGATGAACTTGTTTCTACATTGATTAGCGTTTACGAAAAACACACTGGCCTCAAAGGTTACGAAACAGTAATCGGTGGTGGTACATTCGGTCGCCTCCTCAAACGTGGTGTCGCTTACGGTGCGATGTTTGAAGGTGAAGAAGACACAATGCACCAAGCTAACGAATACAAACCTTTGGATGCACTCTACAAATCAGCTGTAATCTATGCTGAAGCAATTTACGAATTAGCTAAATAATAGGATAAGAAAATCTCTCGTTTATGAGAGATTTTTTATTTGGAATTTAATAAACTTGAAATGTTATCTAAGTGAAATTTCATTTCAAGTTTGACAAATTGTAGAAAAGTATAAAGCCTGTAAGATAGCCTCCTTACAGGCTTTATACTTAACTTCAAAAATAAAAAACAAAAAAATACTATATAAAACTTGAAATAAACTTTCGGGTGTGATAAAATGAATGCGTTAACAAAAGAAATAAAATTTCAAGAAAGAGAGGGAATTTATGTTTGGTTTTTCAATTTTTATGAATGAAGATCTATCTGAGCAAGATGTCCAGTATATCAAGGCAATGAAACAAGCTGGGTTTGTGGGAATCTTTACTTCGATGCATATTCCAGAAGATGATGTAAAAGCCTATAAAGACCGACTCGAAAGATTAGGAAATTGTGCAAAAAAGCATGGCTTGAAATTAATGGTAGATATTTCGGGTGAGGCTCTAGAAAGAGCAGGCTATTCCTTCCAACGTCTGGGTGAGCTCCAAAAGATAGGTGTGACGGGATTACGGATGGATTATCATATTGATAACGAAAAAATCGCTAAAGCAAGTCATAAGATAAAGATTAGTTTAAATGCCAGCACGCTACAAGAAGAAGACATTGAGGAATTAGTTTCTCTAGGTGCTAATTTTGAAAACCTAGAGGCTTGGCACAATTATTATCCACGGCCAGAGACGGGGTTAGATCCAAAATACTTTATAGCGCAGAACCAATGGCTACAAAAATATAATATGAAGCTAATTGCTTTTGTGGCTGGGGATGCCAAAAGACGGCTTCCTTTAAAACGAGGTTTACCCACACTGGAAAAACACAGAAATACACATCCTCTTGCTGCGGCTCTTGAACTTTTGGCAATGGGAAGTGATGGCGTTTATATTGGGGATGGAGACCTGGAGGAACTTACGAGGACACAATTTGCAGCCTATATCCAATCTGACACCATCGTACTTCATGCAGAAAACAATAACTCCGCTTATTTTACGACCATTTTAGGGAACCACGAAAACAGAAATGACCAGTCGCCTCACTTGATTCGAAGTGCGAATGCACGGTTTAAAAAAGTTGAGCAAATAAAAAAAGAACATACAGGCAAGCGTATCAAAGGTGCCATAACGCTGGACAATGAACTGTACGGTCGTTATATGGGAGAAACTCAAATATGTAAAGAGGAGCTCTTAGCAGATCAAAAAGTTAATATTGTCGGCTATGTTACAAAAAAAGATAAAGATTTGTTAGATGTTATATATTCGAAGCAAAAATTTGAGATAAAAGAAAAGGGAAGAAAATGAATTTAGAGAGTTTAACTACAGAACGTCGTAACGAAGCAACATTTGGATTGGACGAAATGTCTGTATCTACTGCTTTAGCAAAGATGAATAATGAAGATAAAAAAGTAGCTGAAGCTGTGGAAAAAGCCTTGCCAATGATTGAGCCCGTTATTGAAAAAACTATTGAAAGTTTTAATAAAGGCGGACGCTTAATCTATCTTGGTGCAGGAACGAGTGGTCGTTTGGGTGTTCTTGATGCCGCAGAATGTGTACCAACTTTTGGGGTTGAAGCGAGTATGGTTGTGGGCTTAATTGCTGGAGGTGAAGAAGCAATGACGGTAGCAGTCGAAGGTGCAGAAGATGATTTTGAGCTTGGCAAACAAGATTTGATTGATCTTCAACTTACGACTAATGATATGGTGATTGGGATTGCTGCTAGTGGGCGTACACCTTATGTTATTGGAGCACTTGATTACGCGAGAGAGCTAGGCGCACATACTGGATCATTGGCTTGTAACTTCAATGCTGAGATTAGTAAACATGCAGAATTTCCGATTGAAGTTGACTGCGGAGCAGAATTTTTGACTGGCTCAACGCGACTAAAATCTGGTACAGCTCAAAAATTGATTTTGAATATGATTTCGACAATTTCAATGATTGGAATCGGAAAAGTATATAATAACTTAATGGTGGATGTTCGACCAACTAATGAAAAATTAGTCGAACGCAGCAAACGCATTATTATGCAAGCAACTGAGTGTGATTATCAAGTGGCAGAAAAGACTTTTTATCAAGCTGATGAAGATGTCAAACTGGCAATTGTTATGATTTTAACAAATAGTGAGAAACAAGAAGCACAAGAAAAGCTAGTAGAAGCAAAGGGTTTTATCAAAAAAACGTTGAGTTAAGACATAAGGATTAGGAGACTAAGATGGCAGAAGATAAAGTAACGCGCATTGCTCGGCAAATTTATGAAGAAATTGGTGGAGTAGAAAACGTACAAAGTTTAGTGCATTGTATGACCCGAGTGAGACTTTCAATGGTTGATGAAGAAAAAGTAAACATTGATGATCTCAAAGCAATTGATGGAGTTATGGGAGTAGTTAAAGGAGAAACGTTACAAGTTATCGTTGGTCCTGGTACAGTCAATAAAGTTGCCCAAAAAATGGTCGATATGGTCGGTGTAAAACTGGGTGAACCATTCCCAACTGCAGCAGGTGGAAGCTTAGAAGATCGCACTGCTCAAATGAAAAAAGAAGCCAAAGAAAAATACAATAAGCCTTCAAAAATTAAAGAAGTACTTAATTCCATTTCACGTATTTTCACACCGCTGATTCCAGCATTTGTTGGTGCGGGTCTTATTGGCGGGATTGCCTCAATCATGGCCAATCTTATCACAGCGGGAACAATTGACGGTGCAACATTTACTCAGATTGTTGCTGTCTTAGGAGTTATCCAAAAAGGTATCTTTGCCTATCTCGTTATTTATGTCGGTATTAATGCTGCGACTGAATTCGGTGCAACTCCTTCCTTAGGGGGTGTTATCGGAGCGGTAACCATGCTTACGGGGATTACTCCAGAAGCGCCGATTAATAATATTTTTACAGGACAACCCTTATCAGCCCAACAAGGAGGGATTATTGGTGTAATCTTTGCTGTATGGCTCCTCTCTCTTGTAGAAAAGAACTTGCGAAAAGTTATTCCTGATTCTATTGATATTATTGTTACACCAACCCTTTCTTTACTTGCTATTGGGTTATTGACAATCTTTTTGATTATGCCTATTGCTGGAACTATTTCGACTTCACTTGTAGGTGCGATTAATGCTGTATTAAATGTCGGTGGCGGCTTTGCTGGTTTCTTATTAGGAGCACTCTTCCTTCCGATGGTTATGTTTGGTTTACACCAAATTTTGACTCCCATCCATATTGAAATGATTGATAAAACAGGCTCAACAACCTTACTTCCAATCCTTGCCATGGCAGGAGCAGGTCAAGTCGGTGCTTCTTTAGCCCTTTGGGTTCGCTTACGTAAAAATAAAGAATTTGCAGAAATCGTAAAAGGAGCTTTGCCTGTTGGTTTCTTAGGTATTGGGGAACCACTTATCTATGGTGTTACTCTTCCTATGGGGCGTCCATTTATCACAGCCTGTATCGGTGGGGGTATCGGAGGTGCCGTCATTGGATCTCTAGGTCATGTAGGCGCTATTGCTATTGGTCCTAGTGGTATTGCCTTGATTCCATTGATTGCGGATAATCGTTGGTTGATTTATATTTTTGGTTTAATTGGCGGTTATGTCGGTGGCTTTATTGCAACATATTTCTTCGGAATTCCACAGTCTGAAAAGGATAAAGCAGACAACTATGTGGACGAAAAAGAAACAACCGTATTGCCAAATATGGAAAAAACGGTCGCTTCACCCATGTCAGGTAAAATTATTCCCTTGACTGAAGTAAAAGATGAAGTTTTCTCTAAAGGAATGCTAGGCCAAGGCTTTGCTATACAGCCCCAAGATGGAAAAGTTTTTGCTCCTTTTGAAGGTACTGTAACAACAATTTTCCCTACAAAACATGCGATTGGATTACTCAGTAATTCAGGAATCGAAGTTCTAATCCATGTTGGTTTAGATACAGTTTCCTTAGAAGGAAATCCTTTTACTGCTCGAGTGACTGAGGGAAGTAAAATTGCTAAAGGCGATTTACTTTTAGAAGCTGACTTGAAAGAGATTGAGGAAGCTCAATTATCACCTGTCACATTAGTGGTTATTACAAATTCAGATAGTTTCAAACATATTTATATTGAAACACCTGAAAAGGTAACTTCTGGAGAACAAG
This window encodes:
- the mutY gene encoding A/G-specific adenine glycosylase, with product MNKTEIKNFQQDLLEWYNIHKKPLPWRKTTAAYSVWISEIMSQQTQVETVMPYYLRFIEKYPSIEALAEADDDELLKLWEGLGYYSRARNLKIAAQQVVTNFHGTFPESLEEIKSLQGIGPYTAAAIASISFGLPEPAIDGNLMRVTSRLFEIDADISKASSRKIFDQQLRELISQEHPGDFNQALMDIGSTVCTPKIAKCDICPLAEYCQARLEGTQLKYPVKSKKIKQQHLYYTAYALKNSRGEYYLERRPSTGLLANMWTFPMQEMSKEEFESEVLPAPSNLPDSISRLRKIGEITHVFSHLKWFVQVIECTPEENFMVKEEKLEDNQLWVKISDLTKVALPTPQVKMFKLFKD
- the pepV gene encoding dipeptidase PepV; amino-acid sequence: MTTIDFTAEVEKRKDAMLEDLFELLRIDSAMDMDNADKENPFGPGPRKALDKFLELAERDGYETKNYDNYVAHFEYGDGDEVLGIFGHLDVVPAGSGWDSNPFEPEIRNGNLYARGASDDKGPTMACYYGLKILKDLGVPLSKKIRFIVGTNEETGWKDMDYYFEHCELPLPDFGFSPDAEFPIINGEKGNVTEYIHFDGKNAGPVVLHSFKAGLAENMVPESATAVISGATDLQEKLEAFVAENADKNLRFDLEEADGKATITVYGKSAHGAMPFKGINGATYLAKFLNQFDFEAGAAAYIKLGAETLIDDHEGEKLGTAYNDDLMGATSMNAGVWNFDENGEGTIALNFRFPQGTDQHKIKAVLEALEGVNEVTMNDHVMEPHYVPMEDELVSTLISVYEKHTGLKGYETVIGGGTFGRLLKRGVAYGAMFEGEEDTMHQANEYKPLDALYKSAVIYAEAIYELAK
- a CDS encoding MupG family TIM beta-alpha barrel fold protein; this encodes MFGFSIFMNEDLSEQDVQYIKAMKQAGFVGIFTSMHIPEDDVKAYKDRLERLGNCAKKHGLKLMVDISGEALERAGYSFQRLGELQKIGVTGLRMDYHIDNEKIAKASHKIKISLNASTLQEEDIEELVSLGANFENLEAWHNYYPRPETGLDPKYFIAQNQWLQKYNMKLIAFVAGDAKRRLPLKRGLPTLEKHRNTHPLAAALELLAMGSDGVYIGDGDLEELTRTQFAAYIQSDTIVLHAENNNSAYFTTILGNHENRNDQSPHLIRSANARFKKVEQIKKEHTGKRIKGAITLDNELYGRYMGETQICKEELLADQKVNIVGYVTKKDKDLLDVIYSKQKFEIKEKGRK
- the murQ gene encoding N-acetylmuramic acid 6-phosphate etherase; amino-acid sequence: MNLESLTTERRNEATFGLDEMSVSTALAKMNNEDKKVAEAVEKALPMIEPVIEKTIESFNKGGRLIYLGAGTSGRLGVLDAAECVPTFGVEASMVVGLIAGGEEAMTVAVEGAEDDFELGKQDLIDLQLTTNDMVIGIAASGRTPYVIGALDYARELGAHTGSLACNFNAEISKHAEFPIEVDCGAEFLTGSTRLKSGTAQKLILNMISTISMIGIGKVYNNLMVDVRPTNEKLVERSKRIIMQATECDYQVAEKTFYQADEDVKLAIVMILTNSEKQEAQEKLVEAKGFIKKTLS
- a CDS encoding glucose PTS transporter subunit IIA: MAEDKVTRIARQIYEEIGGVENVQSLVHCMTRVRLSMVDEEKVNIDDLKAIDGVMGVVKGETLQVIVGPGTVNKVAQKMVDMVGVKLGEPFPTAAGGSLEDRTAQMKKEAKEKYNKPSKIKEVLNSISRIFTPLIPAFVGAGLIGGIASIMANLITAGTIDGATFTQIVAVLGVIQKGIFAYLVIYVGINAATEFGATPSLGGVIGAVTMLTGITPEAPINNIFTGQPLSAQQGGIIGVIFAVWLLSLVEKNLRKVIPDSIDIIVTPTLSLLAIGLLTIFLIMPIAGTISTSLVGAINAVLNVGGGFAGFLLGALFLPMVMFGLHQILTPIHIEMIDKTGSTTLLPILAMAGAGQVGASLALWVRLRKNKEFAEIVKGALPVGFLGIGEPLIYGVTLPMGRPFITACIGGGIGGAVIGSLGHVGAIAIGPSGIALIPLIADNRWLIYIFGLIGGYVGGFIATYFFGIPQSEKDKADNYVDEKETTVLPNMEKTVASPMSGKIIPLTEVKDEVFSKGMLGQGFAIQPQDGKVFAPFEGTVTTIFPTKHAIGLLSNSGIEVLIHVGLDTVSLEGNPFTARVTEGSKIAKGDLLLEADLKEIEEAQLSPVTLVVITNSDSFKHIYIETPEKVTSGEQVIIAE